From the genome of Candidatus Krumholzibacteriia bacterium, one region includes:
- a CDS encoding acyl-CoA thioesterase, with protein MVMRTHVEMVRVRYGETDKMGVAHHSSYLLWFELGRTGLLRAAGHSYRGLEAEGVMLPVVEYGATFLKGAHYDDELAIETKIREMKSRVITFDYRVRRGEEIISRGFTRHVWVDTNSRPRRLPDGVTEAITPFLASGD; from the coding sequence ATGGTCATGCGAACCCACGTGGAAATGGTTCGTGTCCGCTACGGCGAGACCGACAAGATGGGTGTGGCCCACCACTCGAGCTACCTGTTGTGGTTCGAGCTGGGGCGCACCGGGCTCCTGCGCGCCGCCGGGCACTCCTACCGTGGACTGGAGGCGGAGGGTGTCATGCTGCCGGTGGTCGAATACGGGGCCACGTTCCTCAAGGGTGCGCACTACGACGACGAGCTCGCCATCGAGACGAAGATCCGCGAGATGAAGAGCCGCGTGATCACCTTCGACTACCGGGTTCGGCGCGGCGAGGAGATCATCTCCCGCGGGTTCACCCGCCACGTGTGGGTGGACACCAACAGCCGGCCTCGCCGCCTCCCCGACGGGGTCACCGAGGCCATCACGCCGTTTCTCGCTTCCGGCGACTAG
- a CDS encoding acylphosphatase: MHAWVSGRVQGVFFRDSTRQRARELGLAGWVKNLPDGRVEALFVGTREACEAALAFVRIGPPAAAVSAVEWVWEEPPAHPAGGFSIA, from the coding sequence ATGCACGCGTGGGTAAGCGGCCGGGTCCAGGGTGTCTTCTTCCGGGATTCCACCCGCCAGCGCGCCCGCGAACTCGGTCTCGCCGGGTGGGTGAAGAACCTGCCCGACGGGCGCGTGGAGGCGTTGTTCGTGGGAACGCGCGAAGCATGCGAGGCCGCGCTGGCGTTCGTGCGCATCGGACCGCCGGCCGCGGCCGTGTCCGCCGTCGAGTGGGTGTGGGAGGAACCGCCGGCGCATCCCGCGGGCGGGTTTTCGATCGCCTAG
- the pruA gene encoding L-glutamate gamma-semialdehyde dehydrogenase translates to MPTPFVNEPFSNFGDPAVAAKMQAALDKVRAELGRDYPLVIGGEKIKTRGTITSIDPSNPDNVVGRVAEGTRKHAEQALDVALRTFETWRRVPAEERASYLFRAAGIIRERKFEYAAWMVYEVGKSWAEADGDVAETIDFLEFYGREALRLAEPQPLTKIAGEDNQLLYIPLGVGAVIPPWNFPMAIMAGMTSAAVVAGNTVVLKPSSDSPIIAAKFVEVMEEVGLPAGVINFLPGGGREVGNHLVEHPKTRFIAFTGSKEVGLHINQQAGTPRKGQIWIKRAVLEMGGKDSIVVDADCDLDAAVTGVWTSAFGFQGQKCSACSRAIVHAKVYDEFVRRLIPKVAAIKLGAPYESKDNYMGPVVNEGAMKSILDYIETGKGEGDLLAGGSRAPGAGYFIQPTVFGDIAPDATISLEEIFGPVLAIIKARDFDHAMEIANNTEYGLTGSLYSSNRDHIERARQDFHVGNLYFNRKCTGALVGVHPFGGFNMSGTDSKAGGRDYLLLFTQAKSVSEKTA, encoded by the coding sequence ATGCCCACGCCATTCGTCAATGAGCCGTTCTCCAACTTCGGCGATCCGGCCGTCGCCGCAAAGATGCAGGCGGCGCTGGACAAGGTTCGCGCCGAGCTCGGCCGCGACTACCCGCTGGTGATCGGCGGCGAGAAGATCAAGACCAGGGGAACCATCACCTCCATCGACCCCTCCAATCCGGACAACGTGGTCGGCCGCGTCGCGGAGGGAACCCGGAAGCATGCCGAGCAGGCGTTGGACGTCGCGCTGCGCACGTTCGAAACCTGGCGCAGGGTTCCGGCCGAGGAGCGGGCGTCGTACCTGTTCCGGGCCGCCGGGATCATCCGCGAGCGAAAATTCGAGTACGCGGCGTGGATGGTCTACGAAGTGGGGAAGAGCTGGGCCGAGGCGGACGGTGACGTCGCCGAAACCATCGACTTCCTCGAGTTCTACGGCCGCGAGGCGTTGCGCCTGGCCGAACCGCAGCCGCTGACGAAGATCGCCGGCGAGGACAACCAGCTGCTCTACATTCCGCTCGGTGTGGGCGCGGTGATTCCACCCTGGAACTTCCCCATGGCCATTATGGCGGGGATGACATCGGCCGCCGTCGTGGCGGGTAACACCGTGGTGCTCAAGCCATCCAGCGATTCCCCCATCATCGCCGCCAAGTTCGTGGAGGTGATGGAGGAGGTCGGCCTGCCCGCGGGCGTGATCAACTTCCTGCCCGGTGGCGGGCGCGAGGTGGGCAACCACCTGGTCGAGCACCCGAAGACACGCTTTATCGCATTCACCGGATCCAAGGAGGTGGGCCTGCACATCAACCAGCAGGCCGGCACGCCGCGCAAGGGCCAGATATGGATCAAGCGCGCCGTGCTGGAGATGGGCGGCAAGGATTCCATCGTGGTCGATGCCGATTGTGATCTCGACGCCGCGGTGACGGGTGTGTGGACGTCGGCGTTCGGCTTCCAGGGGCAGAAGTGTTCGGCGTGTTCGCGCGCGATCGTGCACGCAAAGGTGTATGACGAGTTCGTGCGCCGCCTGATCCCGAAGGTCGCCGCCATCAAGCTGGGGGCGCCCTACGAGTCGAAGGACAACTACATGGGCCCGGTGGTCAACGAAGGCGCCATGAAGTCCATCCTCGACTACATCGAGACCGGCAAGGGCGAGGGCGACCTGCTCGCGGGCGGTTCGCGCGCGCCGGGCGCCGGCTACTTCATCCAGCCCACGGTGTTTGGCGACATCGCGCCCGACGCCACCATCTCGCTGGAGGAGATATTCGGGCCGGTGCTCGCGATCATCAAGGCGCGTGACTTCGATCACGCCATGGAGATCGCCAACAACACCGAATACGGCCTGACCGGGTCGCTGTACTCGAGCAACCGCGATCACATCGAGCGCGCCCGGCAGGACTTCCACGTGGGCAACCTGTACTTCAATCGCAAGTGCACGGGGGCGCTGGTGGGTGTGCATCCGTTTGGCGGCTTCAACATGTCGGGCACCGACAGCAAGGCCGGCGGGCGTGACTACCTGCTGCTGTTCACGCAGGCAAAGTCGGTCAGCGAAAAGACCGCGTGA
- a CDS encoding glycosyltransferase family 39 protein yields MTQARGTAARRAFFAILFAAALLRVVFAGWVVGFATEPKGDEADYHGIATRLALGQGFVEPDGGPTARRPPMYPSLLAALYAATDPDPVAGRVVQVILGVVVVALTAAVARRLFGPGVALAAAGFAALNPFLAFISGYLLTENLYMVLVLGALWIAPDPRGLLSEPRRALAPAALLGAAALTRPTGLPVFEWTLAAALLLATVPWRVRAVRVLAMAAAFAMIMLPWLARNAAVMGGWTLTTHGGITFYQGNNEKVAQTPSWRGGVAPLEALPRYDELMVLDDVARDRMAWHLGLAYLREHPRDVPELVTWKLVRFWRLRSDMGLSGIRSGWWWSRDSALGRLAADFDIGFVYALPTMTLFVAGLWLTRRRWRELALLYGIVVVHTAVAVVFFGSLRTRLPVEPVMCIFAGAALVWAARLRVRRRA; encoded by the coding sequence GTGACGCAGGCGCGGGGCACGGCCGCGAGGCGCGCGTTCTTCGCGATCCTGTTCGCGGCGGCGTTGCTGCGTGTCGTGTTCGCCGGGTGGGTGGTCGGCTTCGCCACCGAGCCGAAGGGTGACGAGGCCGACTACCACGGCATCGCAACCCGCCTGGCGCTGGGGCAGGGGTTCGTGGAACCGGATGGCGGCCCCACCGCGCGCCGCCCGCCCATGTACCCCAGCCTGCTGGCCGCGCTCTACGCCGCAACCGATCCCGACCCGGTTGCGGGCCGCGTCGTCCAGGTGATCCTGGGTGTTGTGGTGGTGGCGCTGACCGCCGCGGTTGCGCGGCGCCTCTTCGGTCCGGGGGTTGCGCTCGCCGCCGCCGGCTTCGCCGCCCTCAACCCGTTTCTTGCCTTCATTTCCGGCTACCTGCTTACCGAGAACCTCTACATGGTGCTGGTGCTGGGTGCGTTGTGGATTGCGCCCGACCCGCGCGGACTCCTGTCGGAACCACGCCGGGCGCTGGCGCCCGCCGCCCTGCTGGGGGCGGCCGCGCTCACCCGCCCCACCGGCCTGCCCGTGTTCGAGTGGACGCTGGCGGCGGCGCTCCTGCTCGCCACCGTGCCCTGGCGCGTGCGTGCCGTACGCGTGCTCGCGATGGCGGCGGCGTTTGCCATGATCATGCTGCCGTGGCTCGCGCGCAACGCCGCCGTCATGGGTGGATGGACGCTGACGACGCATGGCGGCATCACGTTCTACCAGGGCAACAACGAGAAGGTGGCGCAAACGCCGTCGTGGCGCGGGGGCGTGGCACCGCTGGAGGCGCTGCCGCGCTACGATGAACTCATGGTGCTGGACGATGTGGCGCGGGATCGCATGGCATGGCACCTGGGGCTCGCGTACCTGCGCGAGCACCCGCGCGACGTTCCGGAACTGGTGACGTGGAAACTGGTGCGCTTCTGGCGGCTCAGGAGCGACATGGGGCTGAGCGGCATCCGCAGCGGCTGGTGGTGGAGCAGGGACTCGGCGCTGGGCCGTCTGGCGGCCGATTTCGACATCGGTTTCGTCTACGCGCTGCCCACCATGACCCTGTTCGTTGCGGGGCTGTGGCTCACGCGCCGCCGCTGGCGCGAACTCGCCCTGCTCTACGGGATCGTGGTGGTCCACACCGCGGTGGCGGTGGTGTTCTTCGGGTCGTTGCGCACACGCCTTCCCGTCGAACCGGTCATGTGCATCTTCGCGGGCGCCGCGCTGGTCTGGGCCGCGCGCCTCCGGGTCCGGCGGCGCGCCTAG
- a CDS encoding NAD+ synthase translates to MRIALVQVNTVVGDTAGNAGRILDAVRRAAAAGAELVVFHEMSVSGYPPQDLVERPAFIAQCGRDLARIVAESARYPGLGIIVGAPLTSPGATGKGVANAALLIADGAVIHRQDKMLLPTYDVFDEARYFEPAAAAVPVPFRGEKLGISICEDAWNDPALFPRQPYRVEPIAMLAQQGATLLVNISASPFTAGKEAFRAELIRSHARRHRLPFVFVNQTGGNDELVFDGRSLWVDGGGEVRAALPAFEEALVVVDTNAPAAAPAYRVMEEADSIRRALVLGTRDYFAKCGFSRAVVGLSGGIDSALTLCIAAEALGADNVLAVAMPSPHSSAGSVQDARALASALGVRLEEVAIGSLMQAYDEALAGVLAGTTPDVTEENIQARIRGNILMAISNKFGHLVLSTGNKSELAVGYCTLYGDMSGGLAVISDVPKTMVYRLCAMYNAERTVIPPAIIEKAPSAELRPGQKDADSLPPYEILDAILDLHIEEGAGAADIVARGFDASTVAWVVEAVRKSEYKRKQAAPGLKVTSKAFGAGRRFPIAGRYSV, encoded by the coding sequence ATGCGGATTGCACTCGTACAGGTGAATACGGTGGTGGGAGATACCGCTGGCAATGCCGGGCGCATCCTGGACGCGGTTCGCCGGGCCGCCGCAGCGGGCGCCGAACTGGTGGTATTCCACGAGATGTCGGTGAGCGGCTACCCGCCGCAGGACCTGGTCGAGCGGCCCGCGTTCATCGCACAGTGCGGGCGTGATCTGGCCCGGATCGTGGCCGAATCCGCGCGTTACCCCGGGCTGGGGATCATCGTCGGAGCGCCCCTGACGTCGCCGGGGGCGACGGGCAAGGGGGTGGCCAACGCGGCGCTGCTCATCGCCGACGGCGCTGTGATTCACCGCCAGGACAAGATGCTGCTGCCCACCTACGACGTCTTCGATGAGGCGCGGTACTTCGAGCCCGCCGCCGCGGCCGTGCCGGTGCCATTCCGGGGCGAGAAGCTCGGCATCTCGATCTGCGAGGATGCGTGGAACGACCCCGCGCTGTTTCCACGGCAACCGTACCGTGTCGAGCCCATCGCCATGCTCGCGCAGCAGGGGGCAACCCTTCTCGTCAACATCTCCGCCTCCCCGTTCACCGCGGGCAAGGAGGCGTTTCGCGCGGAGTTGATCCGCAGTCATGCGCGGCGCCATCGCCTGCCGTTTGTCTTCGTGAACCAGACCGGCGGCAACGACGAACTGGTCTTCGACGGGCGCAGCCTGTGGGTGGACGGCGGTGGTGAGGTGCGCGCCGCGCTGCCCGCGTTCGAAGAGGCGCTGGTGGTGGTGGACACCAACGCGCCCGCCGCCGCGCCGGCGTACCGCGTCATGGAAGAGGCGGACAGCATCCGGCGCGCGCTGGTGCTGGGCACCCGGGACTACTTTGCCAAGTGCGGCTTCAGCCGTGCGGTGGTGGGGCTTTCCGGCGGAATCGACTCCGCCCTCACACTGTGTATCGCGGCGGAGGCGCTGGGAGCAGACAACGTGCTGGCGGTGGCGATGCCCTCCCCGCATTCGTCGGCCGGGAGCGTGCAGGACGCGCGCGCGCTGGCGTCCGCGCTCGGTGTTCGGCTGGAGGAGGTCGCAATTGGATCGCTGATGCAGGCCTACGACGAGGCCCTCGCGGGCGTCCTCGCCGGCACCACGCCCGATGTCACCGAGGAGAACATCCAGGCGCGTATCCGCGGCAACATCCTGATGGCGATCTCCAACAAGTTCGGGCACTTGGTTCTGTCCACCGGGAACAAGAGCGAACTCGCCGTCGGATACTGCACGCTGTATGGCGACATGAGCGGTGGACTGGCCGTGATCTCCGACGTTCCCAAGACCATGGTGTACCGGCTGTGTGCGATGTACAACGCGGAGCGAACGGTGATCCCGCCGGCGATCATTGAGAAGGCGCCGTCGGCGGAGCTGCGCCCCGGCCAGAAGGACGCCGATTCGCTGCCGCCCTACGAAATTCTCGACGCCATCCTCGATCTGCATATCGAAGAGGGGGCGGGCGCCGCGGACATCGTGGCGCGCGGGTTCGATGCTTCAACCGTGGCGTGGGTGGTGGAGGCGGTGCGCAAGAGCGAGTACAAGCGCAAGCAGGCCGCGCCCGGACTCAAGGTGACCTCCAAGGCGTTCGGCGCCGGGCGCCGCTTTCCCATCGCGGGACGCTACTCCGTGTGA
- a CDS encoding DMT family transporter codes for MSAYLGACLIWGSTWMAIKVGLRGAAPLTSIAVRMTIAALIVLVILRVRHIALPGERRFVRIGVFLGFFHIVLPYSLVYYGEQHIPSGLAAVLYAAMPLVVALIARMALGERLTPRKIMGILSGILGVAVIFSDSLRIGSNQAIGAAAVTCSMLAASIGSVATKRWAYGYHPLASLMIPFSVGAAATWLLALILEGPVSLHFDTTTWATIIYLAVAGSVTALGLFFFVIQHLEVTVVSYQTFIIPIVAVLLGWAILGETITARVALGAVMILAGVSLAIFAPRSRARRNAQARLRRTGPA; via the coding sequence GTGTCCGCATACCTCGGGGCGTGCCTCATCTGGGGCTCGACCTGGATGGCCATCAAGGTGGGCCTGCGCGGCGCGGCGCCACTTACCAGCATTGCCGTGCGCATGACCATCGCCGCGCTGATCGTGCTGGTGATCCTGCGAGTGCGCCACATCGCGCTGCCGGGGGAACGGCGCTTCGTGCGCATCGGCGTATTTCTGGGGTTCTTCCACATCGTCCTTCCCTATTCGCTGGTCTATTACGGAGAGCAGCACATCCCGTCCGGACTGGCCGCCGTTCTCTACGCCGCCATGCCGCTGGTGGTGGCGCTGATCGCGCGCATGGCGCTGGGCGAACGCCTCACCCCGCGCAAGATCATGGGCATCCTGTCCGGCATCCTCGGCGTGGCCGTGATCTTCTCCGACAGCCTGCGCATCGGCAGCAACCAGGCGATCGGCGCCGCAGCCGTCACCTGCAGCATGCTCGCTGCCAGCATCGGCTCCGTGGCCACCAAGCGCTGGGCGTACGGCTATCACCCGCTGGCGTCCCTGATGATTCCGTTCTCGGTGGGGGCGGCGGCGACCTGGCTGCTCGCACTCATACTCGAGGGCCCGGTATCTCTGCACTTCGATACCACCACGTGGGCCACCATCATCTACCTCGCGGTGGCGGGCTCGGTGACCGCGCTGGGGCTCTTCTTCTTCGTGATCCAGCACCTCGAAGTCACCGTGGTCTCGTACCAGACCTTCATCATCCCCATCGTCGCGGTGCTGCTGGGCTGGGCGATTCTCGGCGAAACCATCACCGCGCGCGTAGCGCTTGGCGCCGTGATGATCCTCGCCGGCGTGTCGCTGGCCATCTTTGCCCCGCGATCGCGCGCGCGCCGCAACGCACAAGCGCGCCTGCGGCGCACCGGCCCGGCATGA
- a CDS encoding O-antigen ligase family protein has translation MRSIAGISNGAFRAAFVLFALFAPFSIAGMNFALGLAALAWTLWIIEQRGARVRPDALALASIALAAFALPSILLSENAARALNDWRSYWELSICFLVGASIARVRAREAAFWALAFSASVACVVAFIQRAGGLDAGPIHIGAAHRVGGTMFTMTFAGILYQLILFTGAVALAPRFSRWRWWLAAVVAMEFTALLLTMTRGAWVALFVGAAVLCMMVRRRAAFMATALALAVALLFSFVFARDQGRTIAVTELATRPADRNVGTRLVLWQISWDLFLQHPVFGVGMGDYTIEADRHLRGRKVLTTVDTHNVYLHLLATRGLVGFIPFVLYFVVLLRSLARVYARAGPSSVERYYAAGTVAVVAAILAGALTENNVDDSEVFMVFMFLVGIARSPLARGNPPAGG, from the coding sequence ATGCGCTCCATTGCGGGCATTTCCAACGGGGCCTTTCGAGCGGCGTTCGTCCTCTTCGCCCTGTTCGCGCCCTTCTCCATCGCCGGAATGAACTTCGCCCTCGGCCTCGCGGCCCTGGCGTGGACGCTGTGGATCATCGAACAGCGCGGCGCGCGGGTGCGCCCGGATGCGCTGGCGCTGGCGTCCATCGCGCTGGCGGCGTTCGCGCTGCCATCGATACTCCTCTCCGAGAACGCGGCCCGCGCCCTCAACGACTGGCGCTCCTACTGGGAGTTGTCGATATGCTTCCTGGTGGGCGCGAGTATCGCCCGGGTGCGCGCGCGCGAGGCGGCGTTCTGGGCGCTGGCGTTCTCCGCCAGCGTGGCGTGTGTGGTTGCGTTCATCCAGCGCGCCGGCGGGCTGGACGCCGGCCCCATCCACATCGGTGCGGCGCACCGTGTGGGTGGAACCATGTTCACGATGACTTTCGCCGGGATCCTCTACCAGTTGATCCTGTTCACGGGTGCGGTGGCGCTCGCGCCGCGCTTCTCGCGATGGCGCTGGTGGCTGGCCGCGGTGGTGGCGATGGAGTTCACCGCCCTGCTCCTGACCATGACGCGGGGCGCGTGGGTGGCCCTGTTCGTCGGCGCCGCGGTGCTGTGCATGATGGTGCGCCGGCGCGCGGCCTTCATGGCCACCGCCCTCGCCCTGGCGGTGGCGTTGCTGTTTTCCTTCGTGTTTGCGCGCGATCAGGGCCGCACCATCGCGGTGACGGAACTCGCGACGCGCCCCGCGGACCGCAACGTGGGAACGCGACTGGTGTTGTGGCAGATATCGTGGGATTTGTTTCTCCAGCACCCGGTGTTCGGCGTTGGCATGGGCGATTACACCATCGAAGCCGACCGGCACCTGCGCGGCCGCAAGGTGCTCACCACGGTGGACACCCACAACGTGTACCTGCATCTTCTCGCCACCCGCGGGCTGGTGGGCTTCATCCCCTTCGTGCTGTACTTCGTGGTGCTGCTGCGCTCGCTGGCGCGTGTCTACGCGCGGGCGGGGCCGTCCTCGGTCGAACGGTACTACGCTGCGGGGACCGTCGCGGTGGTGGCGGCCATCCTGGCCGGCGCCCTGACGGAGAACAACGTGGACGACAGTGAGGTGTTCATGGTGTTCATGTTCCTGGTCGGCATCGCGCGCAGCCCGCTGGCGCGGGGAAATCCTCCGGCGGGCGGCTAG
- a CDS encoding NAD-dependent deacylase, whose translation MSTHPGMDEAIDILAGARRVVVTTGAGMSRESGVPTFRDAPNALWADYNPEDLATRAGFARDPALVWRWYAERRRMIAETTPHAGHRAIARMPRLFDGFLLLTQNIDNLHTTAGSSDVVELHGNIFRFKCFENGHPATPDEGAGEPPRCQCGSFLRPDVVWFGEMLDPHHIDRAYAALATCDAILVVGTSGLVYPAAGFPAVARDAGARVVEVNPEPSGVTPIADVFVRAGARDTLPLLVDALERLRGGR comes from the coding sequence ATGAGCACGCACCCGGGAATGGATGAGGCCATCGACATCCTGGCCGGCGCCCGGCGCGTGGTGGTGACCACCGGCGCGGGCATGTCGCGTGAGAGCGGCGTGCCGACGTTTCGCGACGCACCCAACGCGCTGTGGGCCGACTACAACCCGGAGGATCTGGCCACGCGGGCGGGCTTCGCGCGCGATCCCGCGCTGGTATGGCGATGGTACGCGGAGCGCCGGCGCATGATTGCAGAGACCACACCCCACGCGGGCCATCGCGCCATCGCCCGCATGCCCCGCCTCTTCGACGGGTTCCTGCTGCTGACCCAGAACATCGACAACCTGCACACCACGGCTGGATCCAGCGACGTGGTGGAACTTCACGGCAACATCTTCCGGTTCAAGTGCTTCGAGAACGGTCATCCCGCGACACCGGATGAAGGCGCGGGTGAACCACCGCGCTGCCAGTGCGGGTCGTTCCTGCGCCCCGATGTGGTCTGGTTCGGCGAGATGCTCGATCCGCACCACATCGACCGCGCCTACGCGGCACTCGCCACCTGCGACGCCATCCTGGTGGTGGGAACCTCGGGACTGGTGTACCCGGCGGCCGGGTTCCCGGCGGTTGCGCGGGACGCCGGCGCGCGCGTGGTGGAGGTCAATCCCGAGCCCTCCGGAGTCACCCCCATCGCCGATGTGTTCGTGCGGGCGGGTGCCCGGGACACGCTGCCGCTGCTGGTCGACGCGCTCGAACGCCTCCGCGGCGGGCGGTAA
- a CDS encoding helix-turn-helix domain-containing protein, producing MHAAIEALSDTRREILLRIKRDGGSTIAEIAKQLSISDEGARQHLILLERQGWVSRRAQHSGDGKSGRPASIYEISLRGEEFFPKRYDELCVAVIGAFKALYGRQAVEAAIAHLTESTVNEWEPKLRGKTLEERMETLKGYYLPEDPFISIERNGHLALVERNCPFTNVALQQPQLCSITVNTLTRLLGMRVSRERTFQRGDGCCEFRVHRDDPVDPSAVPFSIEDPRDD from the coding sequence GTGCATGCTGCCATCGAGGCCCTTTCCGATACGCGCCGCGAGATTCTGCTCCGCATCAAGCGCGACGGCGGTTCCACCATTGCCGAGATCGCCAAACAACTCTCCATATCCGACGAAGGCGCGCGGCAGCACCTGATTCTGCTGGAACGCCAGGGCTGGGTGTCGCGCCGGGCCCAGCACTCCGGTGACGGAAAATCAGGGCGCCCGGCATCCATCTATGAGATCAGCCTGCGCGGTGAAGAGTTCTTCCCCAAACGTTACGACGAGTTGTGCGTCGCGGTGATCGGCGCCTTCAAGGCGCTGTACGGGCGGCAGGCGGTCGAGGCGGCCATAGCGCACCTCACCGAGTCCACGGTGAACGAGTGGGAGCCGAAGCTGCGCGGCAAGACGCTCGAGGAGCGGATGGAAACCCTCAAGGGGTACTACCTCCCGGAGGATCCGTTCATCTCCATCGAACGAAACGGCCACCTTGCGCTGGTGGAGCGAAACTGTCCGTTCACCAACGTGGCCCTGCAGCAACCCCAGTTGTGCAGCATCACCGTCAACACGCTGACGCGCCTGCTCGGGATGCGCGTCTCGCGCGAGCGCACGTTTCAACGCGGCGACGGTTGCTGCGAGTTCCGCGTACACCGCGATGATCCGGTTGACCCGTCGGCAGTTCCGTTTTCGATCGAAGATCCGCGCGACGACTGA
- a CDS encoding archease, with product MTGTPVRGYEEIDYSGDVAIEAWGATRAEMIENATRGLMGLMAWSRVEPVVERPVEAACADAGGLLVDWLSAVILMAATHGEIYSDVSVRAAGHDALCGTVRGAPARDHAGQLRFDVKAATYHGLQVEETGEGWRCRVVFDL from the coding sequence ATGACAGGCACTCCCGTGAGAGGCTATGAGGAGATCGACTACTCGGGCGACGTCGCCATCGAGGCCTGGGGGGCGACGCGCGCCGAAATGATCGAGAACGCCACCCGCGGCCTCATGGGACTCATGGCCTGGAGCCGGGTGGAGCCGGTAGTGGAGCGCCCTGTGGAGGCTGCGTGCGCGGATGCCGGCGGGCTGCTGGTGGACTGGCTCTCGGCGGTGATCCTGATGGCCGCGACCCACGGCGAGATCTACAGCGACGTGAGTGTGCGGGCGGCCGGGCACGACGCGCTGTGCGGCACGGTGCGCGGCGCTCCGGCTCGGGACCACGCGGGGCAGTTGCGTTTCGACGTCAAGGCTGCGACCTATCACGGCCTGCAGGTCGAGGAAACCGGGGAGGGCTGGCGCTGCCGGGTGGTGTTCGACCTGTGA